The following are encoded in a window of Sminthopsis crassicaudata isolate SCR6 chromosome 3, ASM4859323v1, whole genome shotgun sequence genomic DNA:
- the CHORDC1 gene encoding cysteine and histidine-rich domain-containing protein 1 → MSLLCYNRGCGQRFDPETNTDDSCTYHPGVPVFHDALKGWSCCKRRTTDFSDFLSIVGCTKGKHNDEKPPEPVKPEVKTTSEKKELSELKPKFQEHIIQAPKPVEAIKRPSPDEPMTNLELKIAASLKQALDKLKLSSENEVDKKDEDSDEIKIGTSCKNGGCVKTYQGPQSIEEVCIFHSGVPIFHEGMKYWSCCRRKTSDFNTFLAQEGCTTGKHLWTKKDAGKKVVPCRHDWHQTGGQVTISVYAKNSLPELSHVKANSTVLNIHIVFEGEKEFHQNVKLWGVIDVKRSFVNMTATKIEITMRKAEPMQWARLELPSPKIQDEKKEDIAD, encoded by the exons ATTCTTGCACATATCATCCAGGAGTTCCAGTCTTTCATGATGCTTTAAAG GGTTGGTCTTGCTGTAAGAGAAGAACAacagatttttctgactttttgagcattgta GGCTGCACAAAGGGTAAGCACAATGATGAGAAACCCCCAGAGCCTGTCAAACCTGAAGTTAAGACTACCTCTGAGAAGAAGGAGTTGTCTGAATTGAAACCTAAATTTCAAGAACACATTATCCAAGCTCCTAAACCAGTAGAAGCAATAAAAAGGCCAAG CCCAGATGAACCAATGACAAACTTGGAGTTGAAAATAGCTGCTTCACTAAAACAAGCACTGGATAAACTTAAACTGTCATCTGAGAATGAAGTAGATAAAAAGG ACGAGGACAGTGATGAAATTAAGATTGGGACTTCATGTAAAAACGGTGGCTGTGTAAAG ACATACCAAGGTCCACAGAGTATAGAAGAAGTTTGTATTTTTCATTCTGGAGTCCCTATTTTCCATGAAGG GATGAAATATTGGAGCTGTTGCAGGAGAAAAACTTCcgattttaatacatttttggcCCAAGAAGGATGTACAACAGGGAAGCATTTGTGGACAAAAAAAGATGCT GGGAAAAAAGTTGTTCCATGTAGACATGACTGGCATCAGACAGGAGGTCAAGTTACTATTTCGGTATATGCTAAAAATTCACTTCCAGAGCTTAGTCATGTAAAAGCAAATAGTACAGTG TTAAATATCCACAttgtatttgaaggagaaaaggaatttcATCAAAATGTCAAATTATGGGGA gtTATTGATGTGAAGAGGAGTTTTGTAAATATGACAGCCACAAAAATTGAGATCACAATGAGAAAAGCTGAGCCTATGCAATGGGCAAGGCTTGAACTACCTTCACCTAAaatacaagatgaaaaaaaagaagatatagcAGATTGA